The DNA window tctgtTCCATCCATCATTTGTTCAGCATCAAGGTCATTTTTCACTTCAACCCACCAATGTACCGTATTTTCGGTCATAAGCGAgacccttgttctaagcctctggatccttTTGATTTCTTCCCCGGGATTGTACTCCCCCTCTAGTTGTGACATCAAAGTCTTCTTCAGGTTGTTGAAGGTACGAATTTTCCAAAATGTAACCGACATAGGGGGTTTGACCGAAGAGAAAATAACATCCCCACTCCTTCTACGATATTCCAGTTGCGGCACGGGACGGATGGATGATGTCCGCTGCCATTCACAGGGCCTTATGCGAGACATGAACAATAATGTGCAGGGAAAATGAGAAAATTTGTGGAGAAATGAATGAATTTTCATGGAGGAATGAGttgctatttataggcaaaaaaattctcaaatgagtgttgtcgccacccaagGAGGCAGGTGACTTGGGCCCACAAAATGGAGATAATTCGCCAGCTAGAGTGGCAACATGGTCCAAAAACAAGTGGGTCCACAGatgaaaaaaatagtaaaataaaataggtcaaataatttaattaaaaaattgaaaaaaaaaaggaatgggTGTTGTCGCCGGGGGTGGCGACTTGGCCCAATTTTTACATATTGTCGGCAGACCCACTGGCGACCCACTGGGGAATTCACTAGGGATGTGTTGTTGTCGCCACTCCCCTGACGACAACGTGTTAAAATAAGTAAAATTTGatcatttatgtaattattttggaatttttttgaataaaattaggggtgttcaaaaccaaaccaacccaatagaaaaccgcaaaccaaaccaaaccaaaccaaactgaaaccgcaaaaaaccgcatttggttcggattagtttgggtcatcttttaacaaaaccgcgcggttcggttcggtttgcggtttgtattttgtaaaccgaaccaaaccgaatcaaaccgcattatgttacaacctaactttaacttaactcacatccaacccaaacttaaatctattacaCTTTAGCCTTATAATTACGAACAATGttttcatccttacacatatgattttagtTCCGATCTTCTCCAACCCCTAATAGCATTATTGCGCATTCTTTTCCATAtacatcttctctctttttctataatctctactctcttatattctttctttttcaccttctcatttttatgtaaatgttccctatttcagtttcgtttttatcgtacatcttcttctctaatctctcaactcttttgtttgttctttttcaccttcactaatctctcgtctcttctattttttttttcattctaataatttttatattgttttatactattattttaggtttattattccacttttgtctaatttaatttttacatattaaatataaAGTTGTTGTTAAAATATggcgagttttgttgttatttgatagtatatgaatgtctaaatacaaagttatgttgtcatctatatgtatatgtatggttcaataaaatatttgtaaaaaaccgaaccaaaccacattagtttagtttggtttggttcggattttatttaaaagtcaaccaaaccaaaccaaaccgcacgattttttctcttgcggttcagatgattttttttgtcaaaaccgcccaaactgcaccgcgaacacccctgtAAAATGGTTATTCATAAAAAAATTCTCATTTGAAAGTGTTTTGAGTGTAATTTATTTTGATCttctaaaaatgattaaaaaaactgTATATATGTATTAATCCATTCAAAAAGTTAGACGTGGACCGTCTGGTGAGGTCAGGACAGAGTTTCCTTCCAAGATCGGACCGCTACGCTGCTCTGCCTCCCATTCTTCTCTGCCATATACGCACCGATGCTGTCGACCTATAGTTAATATATCTACCTATTATCATCATCATAAATAAACATCAGAATACGCGTTTCAAAATTTCAATTCGTGTTGGTTTTTGAGGtacaaattttcaaaattcatGTTGCTTTACTCTACTTATCTCCATCGCTATCAATTTGTTTTCTAGTTTAATCCAATTATTAGGTTGTTTCGCGATTCAATTTCGTAAATTACTATAATCAGATGCaattttgtgatattattattCAATTTTCAGTTTTGTAGTTGTTCTGGTTTTGGTTATTGGTAATTTCgtattagggttttgaattatcTCAGATATGCATGGTAAAACAAGTTGAAATGTTATTTGATTATTAAATGTTGTATATCTTGTATCAGTTGTATGCAAATTATGATTGAATCAATTGGATTAAAATCATATTGCTTTTGACTATGTCGATTCGCGATAATGCTAACAAGATCTTTGTTTCAGTAATATTGATTGCTCTCTGGAACATGAGGTGACTTGAAAATGGATGACATGCCTGGATATATGCGTTACTGTTTGAACACAGGGAAGCTTGTCTTTTTGGCAATTTTAGTCTCGGGAGGAATCGTCTTGCAAATTTTGGTCAGTATTGTTTTCTTCCTGAttttatacggaaaaaaaatgacAATTTCTTGATAAATGTAGTTGTTTATTCAATTTATTCAAGTCTGTTTTATGTTGTAGGCTTGTGCTTTGTATAATAATTGGTGGCCGATGCTTAGTGGTGAGATAAAACATCGTTGAAATATGATTCCTGTATACGGCATATTTATATCTTTTTGTTGATGGTATTGTCAGGGGGAGAACTTCCCCTTGGTTGTTACTTGTTATTACATCTGATGTTATATTCTCTTGCAGCGATAACGTATGTGATTCTTCCAATGCCTTTGCTGTTCTTTGCTGGGTCTGATGATTCTTCTATGTTTTCTGAATCCGATAATACGTAAGTAATTCAACTTTGATAATACtacttattaaattagtttgatatTCATCAGAATGCTTCAGAAAGTAAAATAGTGTAAAACCCTATCTTGAAATGAGTGGATAATCATTTCTCTTTCTGTTTTGTGGTATGCTGAGCAGCTGGGTGAATATTGCCAAGTTCTTGACCGGAGCCTCAACTCTCGGAGGCATTGCCATTCCAAGCATTTTAAAGCATGCTGGGGTGATCGGTTGGGCAGCCTTTGCAATGGAACTCTCTTCTTTCTTTGTGTTTGTATTAGCTATATTGTGTTACCTGGGGATGAGTGAGCAAGATAGTTACAGTATGCTATGAAACAGGAGTTCAGCAAGGCTTGTTTCATTGGTATACAAATGTACCTGTTCCGTTTGGGTGCTATTGATTTCTCTTGCTTGTATAATATTCACCTCAACATCCCCCCTCTGTTCAAATACTGATATGTAATGTAAATTCTTTGCTTTTGCGTTTAACAGAGTATTGATAGCTTCTTAGCTTCTGATCGACTTGTTCTTCACTCTAAATCTTTCTTTAGACCCACAATTATTGATAGCGTTTCACCATTGGCCCCAAACTTGAGGGGAATACATACATTTATGGTAGATAATTACTAGTATTTTGCAGAATTACTATATTAGTACCTCTACCAATAGCCCcagacttattttattttaaagaatgAACGATATTAGTATTGATTGTTTTTAGGAGTTTTTCAACCCACCTCTTAAAACGCGAAGGGTTTATCAGAAAGATTCTTTCACCAATGAATTTTTTGTCAATATACTATTTGATTGATCTTTCATGTTGTGTATAGTTTGGCAAATTTGAGTATACATGTGGTGCTTTCAACAATTCGACAATTTTTTTAGTACTGatgttcttttaatttttaatgctATAGAGTACATCAGTAACTTTCATTCTAGCGAGAGAAGCCATCACTTCTCTTTAATTTAACCCTGCCCCTTTGCCACGGACTTCTCTTTAACCTTGCCCCAACCTTTGCCATGAACTTCTCTTTAACCCTGCTAAGGTTTTACTGGTTGCCGGTTGTCTTCCCAGGTTCTCTTGGTGCTTCATGGCGCCCTCTCTAAGTTCTCTTGACTTCTCGGCCAAGatacaatttttttcattttggttTTCCTTTGCTCCACCCCTAATGTCCGTCTTCCACCACTTGAACCACCCCCTGAGGTACACTATCTTTCCCTTAATAGATCAACT is part of the Vicia villosa cultivar HV-30 ecotype Madison, WI linkage group LG2, Vvil1.0, whole genome shotgun sequence genome and encodes:
- the LOC131646973 gene encoding vacuolar protein sorting-associated protein 55 homolog, producing the protein MDDMPGYMRYCLNTGKLVFLAILVSGGIVLQILACALYNNWWPMLSAITYVILPMPLLFFAGSDDSSMFSESDNTWVNIAKFLTGASTLGGIAIPSILKHAGVIGWAAFAMELSSFFVFVLAILCYLGMSEQDSYSML